Sequence from the Corallococcus sp. EGB genome:
GTTACTGAAATCTCACAGGAATTTTGCGTTGGCGCGTGGCTTGCCAAGTCGCTCCGCAGGGCACATGACGGGCCCTTTTTCGCGGCTTGCGCAACGAGCATGCCAGCGATTTGGGCACCTTGGAATGACGTGTTAGGCGGGAAAACCATGGCCAGGAAGCGCATTGGGGAGCTGCTGGTGGAGCGCGGGGCGATCACCCCCGCGCAGTTGGAGGCGGGGCTCGCGGCGCAGCGGCAGACGCGGCAGCGGCTGGGGGTGACGCTCATCGGGCAGGGCGCCATCACGGAGGCCACGCTGGCCCAGGCGCTCAGCGAGGCCCTGGGGATGCCGCAGGTGGACCTGGCGGCGATCACCCCGGACTGGGCGGCGGTGCACCTGCTTCGCGCGCGCTTCTGCGAGCAGCACGACCTGTTCCCGTACGCCCTGGAGAACGTGGGCGGCAAGCGGCAGCTGGTGGTGGCCATGGCGGACCCGCTGAACATCACCGCCATTGAAGAGATTGAGTTCACCAGCGGCCTGAAGGTCAGCGGCCGGGTGACGGCGCTGTCCGCGGTGCGCGGCGCCATCCTGCGCTACTACCACAAGGTCCCCGTGGCCACGGGCCCCCGCCCCGCCCCGGCGCGTCCGCCGGCGAGGGCGGCTCCAGCGCCCGCGCGGCCGGCGGTGGAGGACGACGACGAGGAGGTCATCGTCGGCGAGGAGCTGCCCGCGTCGGAGAAGACGCAGCGCACGTCGCTGGCGGACCTCATCCGCGAGCGCGAGGAGCAGGCGAAGCGCAAGCGCGGCGGCGCGGGGGACAAGGCCAGGCCGCGGCCGTCCTCCAGCGGGGGCGGCGTGCTGGATGACCTGGACTACCTCTTCGGTCAGGCGGCGCGCGAGGAGCCGGACCGGCTGGAGGAGCTGGAGCG
This genomic interval carries:
- a CDS encoding general secretion pathway protein GspE, with translation MARKRIGELLVERGAITPAQLEAGLAAQRQTRQRLGVTLIGQGAITEATLAQALSEALGMPQVDLAAITPDWAAVHLLRARFCEQHDLFPYALENVGGKRQLVVAMADPLNITAIEEIEFTSGLKVSGRVTALSAVRGAILRYYHKVPVATGPRPAPARPPARAAPAPARPAVEDDDEEVIVGEELPASEKTQRTSLADLIREREEQAKRKRGGAGDKARPRPSSSGGGVLDDLDYLFGQAAREEPDRLEELERRFWALMRIMARKGLLTNDEFRRELDDEGGEG